Within Candidatus Hydrogenedens sp., the genomic segment GCATTTTGTTTTTCCTTTGAATAAATATAAGTGAATGCATAAACAATGCCGGGTTCCATTCCAAATATTTCGTGAAGTTTAACCTTTGTTAATTTCGTTTTTATAGAGTTATAGGGAACGATTTTTATATTGTTATATATCTTTTTAAGTTCGTTTATATCTTTATCTGATAATTTTTCTATCTTGTCTTCTCCTCCTAAATCTATTAAAAAGTCTTTTCGCAAACTTTCATGAGAAAATTCTGTATCTTTTAATGTGTCTGGAAAAGGTCCTAACAATATCCAATCTGAAACAAAGTTCGTTGTAGGAGTTTTTAAGTTATCTTTAATAACAATTTGAGCAGATTTCAAAGCATTGTTTGCAATTTCAAAATTACCATGACTTATATTGGAAGTTATAATTCCAGAACGAACACGAGGTCCTAAATAAATAATAGGTTTTTCTATGGATGACCCTATAAACTCACAATTTGATATGATTAAATACCTATTATTGGCATTAATACATGGAAAACCTTTTGAAACACGGTCCCAACCACTGAAATGACAGGCATTAAGGGTAAAACTTCCCTGTCCTTCCGTAAAAACTTGATAATCGGAATTCTTCGTTCCCCAGAAACCGCATCCAACAAATTTTACAGGACCTCGATTGGTTGGACTTAATATAACCTTTGCCATAAAAGATGAATTTAAAAAAGTAATACCTGCATTTTCCATTGCACTATCCACTTTTACAGCACAGGGAGTAACATCCATATAGCAATGGGTGTATGTTCCACTACCAGGTAAATTTTTGGTCACATTTTTATTTTCATCATATATAGGACCTGCAATAAATTGCATGCCAATGGAATAAAAGATACTAAAAAGGTTATAACCCATTTCACCATCAGTCTTTCCTATGATAAAAGCAATTCCTTCCCTTTGCGTAAATTTCCAGAGGGGACTATTGGGATTTAAATCCCAGAAGGGCCAAAAGTGAATATCTTCAATTCTACCGACATCATAACACTGGTTGATATAAAGACCACGATATAATGGATATGCATGTATATTTTTTATTTTGTGTCTGCCTGTGGGGAATGTTCCAAAATCTATGGCTTTATAGGGATTAATAAGCGTTAAATCTATAAGAGAAACATCATCAGCAGGACCGTTAGATTGAATTGTCCATGGATAGGGGATAGGTGGGTCTGTTTTTGTTTGTTCAGGATAAAAAACAGCAAATCCTTTCAATGTTGAACTTGTATTAACCCGAATAAAGGGAGTTCCATCTTCTTCCCCTTTACCAGAAACTGCAAGTAAAACACTTCCTGCTTTAGTCGGTTCTCCCCGAAAAGGAGCACGCCATATTCCCTCAAGCGTTACATTTTCAGGAACAATTAAATTTCCTTTTATAAGGTAAGAACCTATAGGAAGGAATACTATTCCTCCTTGTTTTTCACCGGCGATATTTAATGCTTTTTGAATAATTTCTGTATCATCTGTGTTGCCATCACCTTTGGCTCCCAGTTCTTTTACATTATATATATCTGAACAGGGTATCTTTTCTCCAAAAAAAAGAAAAGCAGACAGAAAAAAAACAAGGAAAGTAGTTATAACAATAGACGGTTGTTTTCTAAAAGGAAATGACACGCTAATATTTTCCTTAAAACTATCCTTTAACGACAAAGTTTATTAATTTTCCAGGAACATATATTTCTTTAATAATTTGTTTACCTGAAAGGTGAGGAAGTATTTTTTCTTCTTTACGGGCTTGTTCCAGAATTTCCTTATCACTTGAATTCACAGATATAGTAATTTTCCCTCTTAATTTTCCATTTACCTGAATAGGTATTTCAATTGTGTCTTCTTTGATAAGATCTTTATTATATTCAGGCCAGGGTTCGTATGCTAATGTTTGATTATGTCCTAACCTTTGCCATATCTCTTCAGCAATATGAGGAGCAAATGGAGATAAAATGAGTATAAATTTTTCACCAATATGTTTATCTATCTTGTCTGTTTTATTTGCGGAATTAACAAATTCCATCATTTTAGCGATAGCCGTATTAAACTGTAAAT encodes:
- a CDS encoding glycosyl hydrolase family 28-related protein, with the protein product MSFPFRKQPSIVITTFLVFFLSAFLFFGEKIPCSDIYNVKELGAKGDGNTDDTEIIQKALNIAGEKQGGIVFLPIGSYLIKGNLIVPENVTLEGIWRAPFRGEPTKAGSVLLAVSGKGEEDGTPFIRVNTSSTLKGFAVFYPEQTKTDPPIPYPWTIQSNGPADDVSLIDLTLINPYKAIDFGTFPTGRHKIKNIHAYPLYRGLYINQCYDVGRIEDIHFWPFWDLNPNSPLWKFTQREGIAFIIGKTDGEMGYNLFSIFYSIGMQFIAGPIYDENKNVTKNLPGSGTYTHCYMDVTPCAVKVDSAMENAGITFLNSSFMAKVILSPTNRGPVKFVGCGFWGTKNSDYQVFTEGQGSFTLNACHFSGWDRVSKGFPCINANNRYLIISNCEFIGSSIEKPIIYLGPRVRSGIITSNISHGNFEIANNALKSAQIVIKDNLKTPTTNFVSDWILLGPFPDTLKDTEFSHESLRKDFLIDLGGEDKIEKLSDKDINELKKIYNNIKIVPYNSIKTKLTKVKLHEIFGMEPGIVYAFTYIYSKEKQNALFELGMNDGGKVFLNGKEVYSRFSKDGATCEPGTDAFTSELKKGYNTLLLKIVNLGGNWEFMLEIYPDVEEDISITTQIKTNK